The Arachis hypogaea cultivar Tifrunner chromosome 14, arahy.Tifrunner.gnm2.J5K5, whole genome shotgun sequence genome has a segment encoding these proteins:
- the LOC112741614 gene encoding F-box protein At5g49610 isoform X1, giving the protein MDIRGEGIFPDEVVIQILARLPVKPLLRCKTVCKLWYKLLFDKYFIQVYNEVSRKNPMILVEISDSSSVSKSSLICVDNLRGVSEFSLDFLNDRVKVRASCNGLLCCSSIPDKGVFYVCNPVTREFRLLPKSRERPVTRFYPDGEATLVGLACDSMYQKFNVVLAGCHRTFGHRPDGSFICLVFDSEMNKWRKFISFQDDHFTHMNKNQVVYVNNALHWLTASATYILVLDLSCDVWRKMPLPYELSYRVGNRIYLLDFDGSLSVIQISEAWMNIWVLKDYWKDEWCLVDKVSLRCIRGMVPGIFPISQTGEYVFLATHKQVLVYHRRTQVWKEMYSVKYSSTLPLWFSAHAYRSTMFSCN; this is encoded by the coding sequence ATGGATATTAGAGGGGAAGGGATTTTCCCTGATGAGGTGGTTATTCAGATTCTTGCTAGGTTACCTGTGAAGCCGCTTCTTAGGTGCAAAACAGTGTGTAAGCTTTGGTATAAATTGTTATTTGATAAGTATTTCATTCAAGTTTACAATGAGGTGTCAAGGAAGAACCCTATGATCCTTGTTGAGATTTCAGACTCATCATCAGTCTCCAAGTCTAGTTTGATCTGTGTTGATAATTTGAGGGGTGTATCTGAATTCTCACTAGACTTCTTGAATGATAGAGTTAAGGTTAGAGCATCTTGCAATGGCTTGTTGTGTTGCTCTAGTATCCCTGATAAGGGTGTGTTCTATGTCTGCAATCCTGTCACTAGGGAATTTAGGTTGCTTCCCAAGAGTAGGGAACGGCCTGTGACGAGGTTTTATCCGGACGGAGAAGCGACTTTGGTTGGCTTGGCTTGTGATTCTATGTATCAGAAGTTTAATGTTGTCTTGGCCGGTTGCCATCGCACTTTTGGCCATAGGCCTGATGGGAGTTTCATATGTTTGGTGTTCGATTCGGAGatgaacaagtggaggaagttcATTTCCTTTCAAGATGACCATTTTACTCACATGAATAAGAACCAAGTTGTTTATGTCAATAATGCTCTTCATTGGTTGACGGCTAGCGCGACTTACATACTTGTgcttgatttgagttgtgatgtTTGGAGGAAGATGCCGTTGCCATATGAATTGAGTTACAGGGTGGGGAATAGGATTTATCTCTTGGACTTTGATGGCAGCTTGTCAGTTATTCAAATTTCGGAAGCATGGATGAACATATGGGTGCTAAAAGATTACTGGAAGGATGAATGGTGTTTGGTGGATAAGGTAAGTCTGAGGTGTATCAGAGGAATGGTGCCGGGCATTTTCCCTATAAGCCAGACGGGCGAATACGTCTTTCTTGCGACTCATAAGCAGGTTTTGGTTTATCATCGCAGGACTCAGGTTTGGAAAGAAATGTACTCTGTGAAGTATAGCTCAACACTGCCATTGTGGTTTTCGGCACATGCTTATCGCAGCACGATGTTCTCATGTAACTGA
- the LOC112741614 gene encoding F-box protein At5g49610 isoform X2: MILVEISDSSSVSKSSLICVDNLRGVSEFSLDFLNDRVKVRASCNGLLCCSSIPDKGVFYVCNPVTREFRLLPKSRERPVTRFYPDGEATLVGLACDSMYQKFNVVLAGCHRTFGHRPDGSFICLVFDSEMNKWRKFISFQDDHFTHMNKNQVVYVNNALHWLTASATYILVLDLSCDVWRKMPLPYELSYRVGNRIYLLDFDGSLSVIQISEAWMNIWVLKDYWKDEWCLVDKVSLRCIRGMVPGIFPISQTGEYVFLATHKQVLVYHRRTQVWKEMYSVKYSSTLPLWFSAHAYRSTMFSCN, from the coding sequence ATGATCCTTGTTGAGATTTCAGACTCATCATCAGTCTCCAAGTCTAGTTTGATCTGTGTTGATAATTTGAGGGGTGTATCTGAATTCTCACTAGACTTCTTGAATGATAGAGTTAAGGTTAGAGCATCTTGCAATGGCTTGTTGTGTTGCTCTAGTATCCCTGATAAGGGTGTGTTCTATGTCTGCAATCCTGTCACTAGGGAATTTAGGTTGCTTCCCAAGAGTAGGGAACGGCCTGTGACGAGGTTTTATCCGGACGGAGAAGCGACTTTGGTTGGCTTGGCTTGTGATTCTATGTATCAGAAGTTTAATGTTGTCTTGGCCGGTTGCCATCGCACTTTTGGCCATAGGCCTGATGGGAGTTTCATATGTTTGGTGTTCGATTCGGAGatgaacaagtggaggaagttcATTTCCTTTCAAGATGACCATTTTACTCACATGAATAAGAACCAAGTTGTTTATGTCAATAATGCTCTTCATTGGTTGACGGCTAGCGCGACTTACATACTTGTgcttgatttgagttgtgatgtTTGGAGGAAGATGCCGTTGCCATATGAATTGAGTTACAGGGTGGGGAATAGGATTTATCTCTTGGACTTTGATGGCAGCTTGTCAGTTATTCAAATTTCGGAAGCATGGATGAACATATGGGTGCTAAAAGATTACTGGAAGGATGAATGGTGTTTGGTGGATAAGGTAAGTCTGAGGTGTATCAGAGGAATGGTGCCGGGCATTTTCCCTATAAGCCAGACGGGCGAATACGTCTTTCTTGCGACTCATAAGCAGGTTTTGGTTTATCATCGCAGGACTCAGGTTTGGAAAGAAATGTACTCTGTGAAGTATAGCTCAACACTGCCATTGTGGTTTTCGGCACATGCTTATCGCAGCACGATGTTCTCATGTAACTGA